A genomic window from Oculatellaceae cyanobacterium includes:
- a CDS encoding ABC transporter permease, producing the protein MNIIIANILAIYRKELQGYFASPLAYVVAAVFWLLAGFFFVAILLGPEGIIQQAALRDLQGQQGEFAPPLDVPYEFLRIFLGVMGSLALFVLPILSMGLYAEERKRGTLELLATSPLTNWAVAVGKLLGVLTFFITMVLPLLLYEAIAFSAAKPSVQPALPLLAHLGLILLAAAVLSLGMFISSVTDSSILAAFMTFFLVLSLWIIDLIAKSIGGPIGDAISHLSLLKHYNNLIQGVCDTSSLIIFVSYIVLGVFLTAQSIEALRFQRS; encoded by the coding sequence ATGAATATCATAATTGCTAACATTTTGGCGATTTATAGAAAAGAATTGCAAGGCTATTTTGCTTCACCACTGGCTTATGTGGTAGCGGCTGTTTTTTGGCTGCTCGCTGGCTTCTTTTTTGTAGCGATTCTGCTTGGGCCAGAAGGTATTATTCAACAAGCTGCTTTGAGAGATTTACAAGGACAACAAGGTGAATTTGCACCTCCTTTAGATGTACCTTATGAATTTTTGCGAATTTTCTTAGGCGTGATGGGGTCGCTGGCTTTATTTGTGCTGCCAATTCTCTCAATGGGGTTGTATGCTGAAGAACGCAAGCGCGGAACTCTAGAACTTTTGGCAACGTCTCCTCTCACCAACTGGGCGGTAGCTGTGGGAAAACTCTTAGGAGTGCTAACGTTTTTTATCACAATGGTACTACCGTTATTGCTGTATGAAGCGATCGCATTCAGCGCAGCCAAACCATCAGTTCAACCTGCTTTACCATTACTGGCTCATTTAGGCTTGATTTTATTAGCAGCAGCAGTTTTATCTTTAGGAATGTTTATTTCTTCTGTAACTGATAGCTCAATTTTAGCGGCGTTTATGACGTTCTTTTTAGTTTTAAGTTTATGGATAATTGATTTGATTGCTAAAAGTATCGGTGGCCCAATAGGAGATGCGATCAGCCATTTATCTTTATTAAAGCATTACAACAATTTAATACAAGGTGTCTGTGATACAAGTAGTTTGATTATATTTGTTAGCTACATTGTTTTAGGCGTATTTCTCACAGCGCAGTCTATCGAAGCACTTCGTTTCCAACGCTCATAA
- a CDS encoding family 10 glycosylhydrolase: MTLVKPAIKIVAVFLFLEIVEDGHPFTRVYSLKLVLNNRMLEQFNGTNNLYKSYLLMSTPRSKSLTKRLFMELSLKILPSPQRLNRSLVAALLTSSMLTTCWFPKPASAQTTTYCRFTQQEISEKENLLQVALKGNQDTQKRYKALLKQHAEYLRQCRSQNWPNDQATWLRLYPCDSRPGAMDKLLDRIVNMGYNKVYVEVFGDSQVLLPAADNPTPWPSVVRAPGSEKVDLLAQIIEKGRERGVKVYAWMFSMNFGYTYALRPDKDSVLARNGKGQKAVLSFSDGMQVFIDPYNVQAKKDYYQLVQAFVKRRPDGILFDYIRYPRGQGTDSVVTKVQDLWIYGNSARQALYSRALNYKGRVLIERFINNGVVTAGDIQAVDQLYPQEGSPLWQGRNPPPNEMLATPAQRQPLMQWELWQLSVAHAVQGILDFVNLAMQPAQKQGIKTGTVFFPEANQGVGQVGYDSRLQPWERFSSSIEWHPMVYATCGNSNCIEEQVKRVLKRAPAGTKVEPVLAGMWGKSLSNRPSLEAQMQGIRQATPQINSVSHFAFSWQDPTFDRDRKSCRL, translated from the coding sequence TTGACGCTAGTAAAACCAGCAATAAAAATAGTTGCGGTGTTTTTATTTCTAGAGATAGTTGAAGATGGTCATCCTTTCACTAGAGTATATTCACTCAAGTTGGTGTTAAATAATCGGATGCTGGAACAGTTTAATGGTACTAATAACCTTTATAAGAGTTATTTATTGATGTCTACGCCTAGATCAAAAAGTTTGACTAAACGGCTATTTATGGAACTATCCCTCAAGATTTTACCTTCACCCCAACGTTTAAATCGCAGTTTAGTAGCCGCGCTATTGACAAGTAGTATGTTGACGACTTGCTGGTTTCCTAAACCTGCCTCAGCACAAACAACTACATATTGCCGATTTACTCAACAGGAGATTTCGGAAAAAGAAAACTTACTTCAGGTAGCGTTAAAAGGCAACCAAGATACTCAAAAACGCTATAAAGCCCTTTTAAAGCAACACGCCGAGTACTTGCGCCAGTGCCGCAGTCAAAATTGGCCTAATGACCAGGCTACTTGGCTGCGGCTTTATCCATGTGATAGCCGCCCTGGTGCGATGGATAAGTTGCTCGATCGCATTGTTAATATGGGTTACAACAAAGTTTATGTAGAAGTTTTTGGTGATAGCCAAGTTCTGCTGCCCGCCGCAGACAACCCTACCCCTTGGCCTTCTGTTGTTCGCGCTCCTGGTAGTGAAAAAGTTGATCTGTTAGCGCAAATCATCGAAAAAGGACGTGAGCGAGGTGTCAAGGTCTATGCTTGGATGTTTTCGATGAACTTTGGTTATACATACGCTCTGCGCCCAGACAAGGACTCAGTGCTTGCTCGCAATGGCAAGGGACAAAAGGCTGTGTTGTCTTTTTCAGACGGGATGCAAGTATTTATTGATCCCTACAACGTACAAGCAAAAAAAGACTACTATCAGTTGGTGCAGGCATTTGTGAAACGTCGTCCCGACGGTATTTTATTTGACTACATCAGATATCCTCGTGGTCAAGGAACTGATTCTGTAGTGACGAAGGTACAGGATTTATGGATTTATGGTAATTCTGCGCGACAAGCTTTGTACAGCCGAGCATTAAATTATAAGGGGCGAGTGCTAATTGAGAGATTTATAAATAATGGTGTCGTTACAGCAGGTGATATTCAAGCGGTTGATCAACTTTATCCCCAAGAAGGCTCACCTCTGTGGCAAGGTCGCAATCCGCCACCTAATGAAATGCTGGCAACTCCTGCACAGCGCCAACCTTTAATGCAATGGGAACTTTGGCAACTAAGTGTTGCTCATGCTGTTCAGGGAATATTAGACTTTGTGAATCTAGCAATGCAACCAGCACAGAAGCAAGGGATAAAAACAGGGACTGTGTTTTTTCCCGAAGCTAATCAGGGTGTTGGTCAAGTGGGGTATGATTCTCGACTTCAACCGTGGGAAAGATTTTCTAGTAGCATAGAATGGCATCCAATGGTTTACGCTACCTGTGGTAATAGCAATTGTATTGAGGAGCAAGTTAAGCGAGTGTTAAAACGCGCTCCTGCTGGCACAAAAGTGGAACCAGTGCTTGCTGGGATGTGGGGAAAGTCTCTGAGTAATCGTCCATCGCTAGAAGCACAGATGCAAGGTATTCGTCAAGCAACACCGCAAATTAATTCCGTGAGCCATTTTGCTTTTTCTTGGCAAGATCCCACCTTTGACCGCGATCGCAAATCTTGCCGATTATAA
- the pstB gene encoding phosphate ABC transporter ATP-binding protein PstB: MFLTDNFANHAETVLSAKNLNVYYGKSLALRDVCIDIPKNSVTAFIGPSGCGKSTLIRCFNRLNDLISSFRAEGKVNYFDQNLYAPTIDPVEVRRRIGMVFQKANPFPKSIYNNIAFGARINGYKGDMDELVEKSLRQAALWDEVKDKLKDSGLALSGGQQQRLCIARAIAVQPDVLLMDEPCSALDPISTLRIEELIHQLKEQYTIVIVTHNMQQASRVADLTAFFNAEVTEKGQRFGYLVECDRTEIIFQSPKEQSTQAYVSGRFG; the protein is encoded by the coding sequence ATGTTTTTAACGGATAACTTCGCCAATCACGCTGAAACTGTTTTAAGTGCCAAAAATCTCAATGTTTACTACGGTAAGTCTCTAGCACTACGGGATGTTTGCATAGATATCCCTAAAAATAGCGTGACGGCGTTTATTGGGCCTTCTGGTTGTGGTAAGAGTACGTTGATCAGGTGCTTTAACCGTTTAAACGATCTGATTAGTAGTTTTCGGGCTGAAGGTAAGGTAAATTACTTCGACCAAAATCTTTATGCGCCTACCATAGATCCAGTAGAAGTGAGACGGCGGATTGGGATGGTGTTTCAAAAAGCCAACCCTTTTCCTAAATCAATATATAACAATATTGCTTTTGGCGCACGTATTAATGGTTACAAAGGCGATATGGATGAGTTGGTAGAAAAATCTCTACGACAAGCAGCATTATGGGATGAAGTTAAAGATAAACTCAAGGACAGTGGTTTAGCTTTATCTGGTGGACAACAGCAACGTTTATGTATCGCTCGTGCGATCGCCGTTCAGCCAGATGTTTTATTGATGGATGAACCATGCTCTGCTCTCGATCCGATCTCCACACTAAGAATTGAAGAATTAATTCATCAACTAAAAGAGCAGTACACGATTGTAATTGTCACGCATAATATGCAGCAAGCTTCCCGCGTGGCTGATTTAACAGCATTTTTCAATGCCGAAGTCACAGAAAAGGGACAAAGGTTTGGTTATTTGGTTGAGTGCGATCGCACAGAAATAATTTTCCAAAGCCCTAAAGAACAATCCACACAGGCGTATGTAAGCGGTCGTTTTGGTTAA
- the pstA gene encoding phosphate ABC transporter permease PstA, translating into MRHTSQEQNSSGFPVGSLTRSASSPRTLFSILMTVLAFICTALAILPLAAVLYYLILKGFSSFSLKIFTELPPPPMVAGGGFGNAIAGTVIMVGIAALISIPFGVLAAIYMTEFSSGKTSRWIRFATNVLSGVPSIIAGVFAYGIVVALFKSFSAIAGGVALSVLMLPIIVRTTDEALQLVPQELRQASLGLGANNFETVSRVVLPAALPAIATGVTLSIARASGETAPLLFTALFSQFWPNSLLAPTPSLAVLVYNFAIVPFKNQQDLAWAAALILVLLVLITSIFARWVTRQRVY; encoded by the coding sequence ATGAGGCATACCAGCCAAGAGCAGAATTCTTCGGGTTTTCCAGTTGGAAGTTTGACTCGCTCTGCAAGTTCTCCCCGAACACTATTTAGTATTTTAATGACGGTATTGGCATTTATTTGTACTGCCTTGGCTATTCTGCCATTGGCGGCAGTGCTTTATTACCTAATACTCAAAGGGTTTAGCAGTTTTAGTCTCAAAATTTTTACTGAATTGCCGCCACCTCCGATGGTGGCTGGTGGTGGTTTTGGTAATGCGATCGCTGGCACAGTGATCATGGTGGGGATTGCTGCTTTGATCAGTATTCCTTTTGGCGTACTAGCAGCGATTTATATGACTGAGTTTAGTTCTGGTAAAACTTCTCGCTGGATTCGCTTTGCTACCAATGTTCTTAGTGGTGTTCCCTCAATTATTGCTGGGGTATTTGCCTATGGGATAGTGGTTGCGCTATTTAAGAGTTTCTCCGCGATCGCCGGGGGAGTTGCTCTGTCAGTGCTGATGTTACCAATTATTGTGAGAACTACTGACGAAGCTTTACAGTTAGTGCCACAAGAACTCAGACAGGCAAGTTTAGGGCTAGGAGCAAATAATTTTGAGACTGTATCACGAGTAGTTTTACCTGCGGCTTTACCTGCAATTGCTACTGGGGTGACATTATCGATCGCCCGCGCATCTGGCGAAACAGCACCTTTACTGTTTACAGCTTTGTTTTCACAGTTTTGGCCTAATAGTTTACTCGCCCCCACTCCCTCTTTAGCAGTTTTGGTGTATAATTTTGCGATTGTTCCTTTTAAAAATCAGCAGGATCTCGCTTGGGCTGCTGCTCTAATTCTGGTGCTGCTAGTGCTGATTACAAGCATTTTTGCTCGTTGGGTAACTCGTCAAAGAGTTTATTGA
- a CDS encoding S-layer homology domain-containing protein, which produces MAQAILYVNAATGKDTGVGNLTAPFKSLTKALSLAASGTTIQLAAGTYNTATGEVFPIVIPAGVMVLGNEPSLGKSIVIEGSGQYVSSTLGSQNITLRLEMNTQLRGVTVTNRTATGTGVWIESTSVILANNTFTACGREGVLVTGTAKPIIIDNRFFQNAARGLSLVRNAKGEVRRNVLEKTGYAIAIGDQAAPLVSDNKITANSTGIVLSRQVRPVLRRNLIEKNTIAGLVVTEEAHPDLGSRQDAAGNILRDNGQVDLQNSTTVKLVSAGNQLNPSRVQGQVEFVAAEVGAFLVGPAQFSDIAGHWAELFIQRLVNRGLVNGFPDGTFKPQANINRAQFAAMIFNTFDLPLIKRDVVAFKDVKSDFWAAKAIQKVAQMGFIYGFPDQTFRPAQNVTRVQAIAAIAGGLGLTGGNLNLLSFYQDRAQIPSYATNGIAIATQKRLVVNYPQLNLLEPMRDMTRGEVAALIVQALVATGKETAIASPYIVTADPSLPTFTDIQGHWAENFIRVLTNQNFMRGFADGSFKPEEKLNRAQLASLLVTIFNPSAKLPPTQFTDVATDFWASAVIQQAYRGGFMSGFPDQTFRPNQNVLKVQMIVSLANALSLPQGDEQFLKRYEDRDAIPSYARAMVAAATQKSLVVNYPVLGQLNPNRETTRAEAAAMIYQALVSIGRLPAINSAYIVS; this is translated from the coding sequence ATGGCTCAAGCGATCTTATATGTCAACGCTGCTACAGGTAAGGATACTGGAGTAGGTAACTTAACAGCCCCTTTTAAAAGCCTCACTAAAGCACTTAGTCTAGCGGCTTCTGGCACAACCATTCAATTAGCTGCTGGCACTTACAATACTGCTACGGGTGAAGTGTTCCCCATAGTTATTCCTGCTGGAGTGATGGTTTTAGGCAATGAACCCAGCTTAGGCAAGAGTATTGTAATTGAAGGTAGTGGGCAATATGTTAGCTCGACTCTGGGTAGCCAAAATATTACGCTCAGACTAGAGATGAATACCCAATTAAGAGGTGTAACGGTAACTAATCGTACTGCTACTGGAACCGGGGTGTGGATTGAATCAACTTCTGTAATCCTGGCTAATAATACATTTACAGCTTGTGGGCGTGAGGGTGTTTTAGTGACAGGGACGGCTAAACCAATAATTATTGATAATCGGTTTTTCCAAAATGCTGCTAGAGGTCTTTCCTTAGTGCGTAATGCTAAAGGGGAAGTACGCAGAAATGTGTTGGAAAAAACAGGTTATGCCATTGCTATTGGCGATCAAGCTGCTCCTTTAGTTTCAGATAATAAAATTACGGCTAATAGCACGGGTATTGTTTTATCTCGGCAAGTGCGACCTGTATTGCGCCGTAATTTAATTGAGAAAAATACTATAGCTGGTTTAGTTGTCACTGAGGAAGCACACCCAGATTTGGGTAGCCGTCAAGATGCCGCAGGCAATATCCTACGAGATAACGGTCAAGTCGATCTGCAAAATTCCACAACTGTTAAGTTAGTTTCGGCGGGAAATCAGCTAAATCCATCTAGGGTACAAGGACAAGTAGAGTTTGTTGCTGCTGAAGTGGGTGCTTTTTTAGTTGGCCCTGCTCAATTTAGTGATATTGCTGGTCATTGGGCGGAATTGTTTATCCAAAGATTAGTAAATCGTGGTTTAGTAAATGGCTTTCCTGATGGCACTTTTAAGCCACAAGCTAATATTAATCGGGCGCAGTTTGCGGCAATGATTTTTAATACTTTTGATTTGCCGTTAATTAAGCGAGATGTTGTGGCATTTAAGGATGTCAAGAGCGATTTTTGGGCAGCAAAAGCTATTCAAAAGGTTGCTCAAATGGGATTTATTTATGGATTTCCTGACCAAACATTTCGACCAGCACAAAATGTCACACGGGTACAAGCGATCGCCGCGATCGCAGGTGGTTTAGGATTAACTGGCGGTAATTTGAATTTACTATCTTTCTATCAAGACCGCGCCCAAATTCCTAGCTATGCTACTAATGGGATTGCGATCGCCACTCAAAAACGTTTGGTAGTAAATTATCCCCAACTAAATCTGCTCGAACCAATGCGGGATATGACTCGTGGTGAGGTGGCGGCACTAATTGTCCAAGCTTTAGTAGCAACAGGAAAAGAAACTGCGATCGCATCCCCTTACATTGTCACTGCCGATCCCTCCCTCCCTACCTTCACAGATATCCAAGGACACTGGGCAGAAAATTTTATTCGGGTACTAACTAACCAAAACTTTATGAGAGGGTTTGCAGATGGTTCGTTCAAACCTGAAGAAAAACTCAATCGCGCTCAGTTAGCATCTTTATTAGTGACAATTTTTAATCCCTCTGCTAAACTTCCACCTACTCAATTTACAGATGTTGCTACTGATTTTTGGGCATCAGCAGTAATTCAACAAGCTTATCGCGGAGGATTTATGTCTGGATTTCCAGACCAAACCTTCCGTCCCAACCAAAATGTGCTAAAAGTGCAAATGATTGTCTCCTTGGCGAATGCACTGTCATTACCTCAAGGGGATGAACAATTTTTAAAACGTTATGAAGATCGTGATGCCATTCCTAGCTATGCTAGAGCTATGGTGGCTGCTGCAACACAAAAAAGCTTAGTTGTCAACTACCCGGTTTTAGGGCAACTTAACCCAAACAGGGAAACGACACGAGCCGAAGCAGCAGCAATGATTTATCAGGCATTAGTTAGTATTGGACGCTTGCCTGCAATCAACTCTGCCTATATTGTTTCTTAG
- a CDS encoding ABC transporter ATP-binding protein, with protein MIEVEHLSKTYGSTPAIQDVTFTVAPGEILGFLGPNGAGKTTTMRILAGYLPATSGTARIAGYDVHEDSMAVRRKIGYLPENPPLYPEMTVAEFLNFVAGIKGVRRRDRTSKVNSAIERCNLLEKRHVLIRKLSKGFRQRVGIAQAIVHDPPVIILDEPTVGLDPRQIIEVRQLIKSLASDHTIILSTHILPEVSMTCSRVTIINKGEVVATNTPDNLMAQLTGGSGYEIEVEGEPIAIQKMLTVLPGVSVVELVPAKDLPENRCLIRVITQPGAEPGRDIASLIIGAGLGLYEMRRTFASLEDVFLKLTLEDKAVQSIEGE; from the coding sequence ATGATTGAAGTTGAGCATTTAAGCAAAACCTACGGCTCGACCCCAGCTATTCAGGATGTTACCTTTACTGTGGCACCAGGGGAAATTTTAGGATTTCTAGGGCCTAATGGAGCGGGTAAAACTACAACTATGCGGATCTTAGCTGGGTATTTGCCAGCTACCAGTGGTACTGCACGGATCGCGGGTTACGATGTCCACGAAGATTCTATGGCTGTGCGGCGTAAAATTGGTTACCTACCAGAAAATCCGCCCTTATATCCAGAAATGACTGTGGCGGAATTCCTGAATTTTGTCGCAGGGATTAAAGGAGTGCGGAGACGCGATCGCACTAGCAAAGTTAACTCAGCTATAGAACGCTGTAATCTACTTGAAAAGCGTCATGTCTTGATTCGCAAGCTTTCTAAAGGCTTCAGACAGCGCGTAGGCATTGCTCAAGCGATAGTCCACGATCCCCCAGTGATTATTCTAGATGAACCTACCGTTGGTCTTGATCCGCGCCAAATCATCGAAGTACGACAGTTGATTAAAAGCCTTGCTTCTGACCATACAATCATCCTCTCTACCCATATCCTGCCAGAGGTCAGTATGACCTGTAGCCGTGTAACCATTATCAATAAAGGTGAGGTTGTTGCTACTAATACTCCTGACAATTTGATGGCACAATTGACTGGAGGATCTGGTTATGAAATAGAGGTAGAGGGTGAACCTATAGCGATTCAAAAAATGCTTACGGTTTTGCCTGGAGTAAGTGTGGTTGAATTAGTTCCAGCTAAAGATTTACCTGAAAATCGCTGTTTAATTCGTGTAATTACACAACCAGGAGCAGAACCTGGTCGGGATATTGCTAGTTTGATTATTGGGGCTGGGTTAGGGTTGTATGAGATGCGACGCACTTTTGCTAGTCTGGAAGATGTCTTTTTAAAGCTCACCTTAGAGGATAAAGCTGTTCAAAGCATTGAGGGAGAGTGA
- the psb27 gene encoding photosystem II protein Psb27, protein MKRYFSRLIALVLVAVIGLMGCSSNSKVMTGDYRQDTLALLQSMRAAIELPEGAADQAAAQAQARQDINDFASRYRRDSSVSKLSSFTTIRTALNSLATQYTSYPNRPLPQKLKDRLEQEFEQIEAALKRGT, encoded by the coding sequence ATGAAGCGCTACTTTTCACGCCTGATTGCCCTAGTTTTAGTGGCGGTAATTGGCTTAATGGGCTGTTCTAGCAATTCTAAGGTGATGACTGGAGATTATCGCCAAGATACCTTAGCTTTATTGCAAAGTATGAGAGCAGCGATTGAATTGCCAGAGGGTGCAGCAGATCAAGCGGCTGCACAGGCTCAAGCGCGTCAAGATATCAATGATTTTGCCTCTCGTTACCGTCGAGATAGCTCTGTAAGTAAGCTGAGTTCTTTTACTACAATCAGAACAGCTTTGAATTCTTTGGCTACTCAATATACTTCCTATCCCAATCGTCCTTTGCCACAAAAGCTCAAGGATCGTTTAGAGCAAGAGTTTGAGCAAATAGAAGCTGCTCTTAAAAGAGGAACTTAA